The DNA region TAAGAAGAAATCCAATACGGTGTTGGGGATCGATATCAGCTCGACGTCTGTCAAGCTGCTCGAGTTGAGTCGCAGTGGGGATCGCTATCGTGTCGAGTCCTACGGAGTCGAACCCCTGCCAGAAAACGCCGTAGTTGAGAAAAACATCAATGAGCTCGAGGTGGTGGGGGAGGTCGTGTCCCGAGTTGTGTCGAAGTCGCGTACCTCCTGCAGCAGTGCTGCGGTGGCCGTGGCCGGCTCAGCGGTAATCACCAAGACCATCGAGATGGATGGCGCTCTCAGCGAGCAGGAGCTGGAAAACCAGATTACCGTGGAGGCGGATCAGTATATCCCTTACCCGCTGGATGAGGTGGCAATCGACTTTGAAGTGCAAGGGACGGTTGAGCGGAACCCTGGCATGGTTGAGGTATTGCTCGCCGCCTGCCGAAAAGAAAATGTGGATATGCGTGAGGCCGCACTATCGTTGGGCTCGTTGAGTGCCAAGGTGGTCGATGTTGAAGCCTATGCCATTGAGCGCGCCTTTGAACTGATCAAGCCGCAGCTCGGCAAAACCGAGGATGAGCAGATCGTAGCGATCGTCGATATCGGCGCTACCATGACCACCCTCAGTGTGCTGTCCGATGGTAAAACCATTTACACCCGTGAGCAGCTGTTTGGCGGAAAACAGCTGACCGAGGAGATTCAGCGTCGTTACGCGATTTCCTTTGAAGAGGCGGGGATGAGTAAGAAGCAGGGGGGGGCAGGCCTTCCTGATGAGTACGAATCGGAAGTGCTCACTCCGTTCAAAGAAGCTGTGGTTCAGCAGGTCTCCCGATCGCTGCAGTTTTTCTTTGCTGCTAGCCAGTACAATGATGTGGACTATGTGATCCTGGCGGGAGGTACGGCCTCTTTGGTCGGCCTGGAACAGATGGTTCAGGATAAGATTGGTATTCATACGCTGGTGGCCAACCCTTTCGCGAATATGACCATCGCGAACAAGGTGAACGCCGCCGCACTGAGTAGTGATGCCCCCTCTTTGATGATCGCCTGTGGGTTGGCGATGAGGAGTTTTGACTGATGGCTCGTATTAACCTGCTGCCGTGGCGGGAAGAGCTGCGGGAAGAGAAGAAGAAGCAGTTTTTCATGACGTTGGCCGGTGTGGCCATCATCGCTGCGGGTGTTGTGTTTTTGGTCGGGCGTGAGGTCGAGGGGATGATTGATCACCAGATCGCCCGCAATGACTACATCACCAAAGAGATCAAGGTGCTGGATCAAAAAATCAAGGAGATCAGCGAGCTGCGCAAGAAGCGAGAGGAGCTGCTGGCACGGATGAAGGTGATTCAGGATCTTCAGGGTACCCGGCCGGTGATTGTGCGGGTGTTTGATGAGGTGGCTCGCTCGGTTCCCGATGGGGTGTTTTTCTCGTCGCTGACGCTCAGGGGGAATAACCTTGCGGTGCAGGGGGTGGCCGAGTCCAATAATCGGGTATCAAGCTTGATGCGTGACTTTGACCAGTCAGAGTGGTTCCAGAACCCCAATCTGCAGGCGGTTAACAAAACCAAGGCAGGCTCCGGAAGTGACTTTTCCATGACGGTGACCCAGGTCAACCCGAACCAGCCGGAGAGCGCTAAGAAAGGAGCTACAAAATGAGCTTCGCTGATTCCCTGCAAAAACTCAATGAGCTAGATATCAACGATCTGGACCTCGATAATATTGGTAGCTGGCCCGCCGCGATCAAGGCGATTGTCTGTGTGCTGCTTCTCTCGGGGCTGCTCTATGCGGGCTACGTTTTTTACGTACAGGACATGCTGGTCCAGCTGGAGCGAGTGGAGGCGGAAGAGGTAACGCTGAAGGAGCAGTTTACCAAAAAGGCTTTTCAGGCCGCCAACCTTGATGCCTACCGCGAACAGATGGTGGAGATGGAGAAGTCCTTTGGCGCCTTGGTAAAGCAGCTTCCAAGTGAGACCGAAGTGGCCGGACTGCTTGAGGATATCACCCATGCCGGTATGGGGAGCGGGTTGGTATTCAGTTCCATCAAGCTGGACAAGGAGCAGGCCAGGGGGTTCTACATTGAGCTACCGATTCAGATTCAGGTGCAGGGCAACTACCATGATCTTGGCAGCTTTGTCAGTGCGGTGGCGGCCCTCCCCCGGATTGTGACCCTGCATGACTTTTCGATTAAGCCGGCCGGTAAGGGGAATAACGAGATACTGCAGATGGGTATCACCGCCAAAACCTATCGTTACAACGAAAAGGGCAGTGGTGGGCAAGGTGCTAACAAACGTGCCAACAAGAAAAAGAAGTGAGTAGGAGCCAGTGATGATGCAAAACATGCGTAATACGGGTCTGGTTCTGCTGGTGTCGCTGCTGGCCGGTTGTCAGTCGGGGAATGAGTTTGCTGACCTGCAAGCCTTTATGGATGAGCAGCGGGCGAGGCCCAAGGGGCAGATACAGCCACTGCCAAAGTTTACCGCCTATGAAGCGTTCACCTACAGTGCTGCAGGGTTGCGTAGCCCTTTCCAGCCTCCGGTGGCTATTGCTGTCGATGACACGCTGGCGCCGCCTGAATCCACTATCAGGCCTGACCCGAATCGGGTAAAACAGTATCTGGAATCCTTCGATGTGGCGAGCTTTTCCATGGTGGGTAGCATGAGTAATGAGGCCGGTATGTGGGCGTTGCTCAGGGGCTCTGATGGAGTACACCGGGTGAAGGTAGGCGATTACCTCGGGCGTAATCACGGGCGTATCGTGTCGATTGATGAAAACGAAATTAAGCTGGTCGAGATTGTTCCAAGCGGAAAGGATGTGTGGGTTGAACGCCCGCGCACCATTGAGCTGCGGGAAGGATAGCGCTCGAGGGGGGTTGCATGAATAACTTACAATACAATGACAGCTGGTGGCTGAACATGAAGTCGAAACTATTTTCAAAGATTGCTCTCTCTGCTGCGACCTTATCGCTTGCACTGGTGGCACCTGTTTCTTTTGCTGCTGCAATAAAAAGCCTGGATGCGGCCTCACTGCCGGGGGAGAAAGTAGAGCTCGCGCTGGAGTTTGATGGTGAGGTGCCAACCCCTAAGGGTTACACCATTGAGCAGCCGGCGCGTATCTCCATCGACCTTCCTGGTGCGACCAGCGATTTGGGTAGCAAATACAACGAGATCGGGTTTGGTAATGCTCGCAGTGTCACTGTTATCGAAGCCAAGGATCGAACCCGGCTGGTTGTCAATCTCGATACGCCTTCCAACTACACCACTCGCACGGTTGGCAATCGCCTTTACATCCTGATTGGGGCAGAGGTCGCCGCGTCAAAAGGGCTGACAGCCGTCCCGTCGAGTGATGATGGCGCTGTTGCTGAGAAGCGCGTTGCAGCAAACTTGGACAGCATTACCAATATCGACTTCCAGCGCGGAGAAGGCGGTGAGGGGAACGTCATCGTTAGCCTTTCCAACGCCAATGTTGCTTTGGATATGAATGAGCGCGCAGGCCGGATTGAGCTGCGTTTTCCGGGTACTGAGCTGCCCAAAAACCTGCAAAACCGCCTGGATGTGATCGACTTTGCCACTCCGGTTAGCTTTATTGATGCCAGCTCGGAAAAAGATGGGGCGGTTATTATTGTAGAGCCTAAAGGGAGCTACGATTACCTCGCCTACCAGACCGATAACACCTTGACGGTGAGCGTTAAGCCCCTGAGTGTGGATGAGCTTGAGAAAATGCAAAAAGAGCGTTTCTCCTTTACAGGTGAGAAGCTGTCACTTAATTTCCAGGATATCGATGTACGCTCAGTCCTGCAGCTGATTGCTGACTTTACCGATCTCAATCTGGTGGCCAGTGATACGGTTGGCGGTAACATTACGCTGCGCCTGCAAAATGTTCCCTGGGATCAGGCGCTCGACCTGGTTCTTAAGGCCAAGGGCCTGGATAAACGCAAGGTGGGTAATGTGCTGATGGTTGCACCTGCCGAAGAGATTGCGGCTCGAGAGAAGCAGGAGCTGGAGAATTCCCAGCAGATCTCCGAGCTGGCTCCGACCTTTTCCGAGTTGATGGAGGTCAACTACGCGGATGCCAACGAAGTGGCAGCCATCCTCAAGGGGTCTGGTGATAGTGGAGTGCTCTCGGATCGTGGCTCCGTGCAGGTGGTACAGCGTACCAACAGCCTGTTGCTGAATGACACCCAGGCCAAGCTGGACGAGTTGCGCGACCTGGTTAAGCGGATTGATATTCCTGTTAAGCAGGTAATGATTGAGGCTCGTATTGTGAATGCGGAGACTCAGTTTGGTCTCAATCTCGGAGTTAAGTGGTCCGGTGGTAAGGTGGGCTCTACGAACTCCTCGGGCAAGAACACCGTAATTGGCGGTAGTGGCACCACGGCCACCTCTCCACCCAGTGCGGCTTCCCCCAATCCTGCTGACAACAGCTTCCTTGACCTGGGGGCGGCGGGTTTTGCTGATGGCCAGTCTGCAGCCGCTCTTGCAATTGGCTTTGCCACCAACAGCACCCTGATCAATCTTGAGTTGTCGGCTCTGGAAAGCTCTGGCAAGGGAGAGGTTATTTCCCAGCCGAAGGTCTTTACCGCGGACAAAACCACTGCCCGGATCGAGTCGGGTACTGAGATTCCCTACCAGGAAGCCAGTTCTAGTGGTGCTACCTCAACTTCATTCAAGAAGGCGGTGCTTTCCCTGGAGGTTACTCCGCAGATCACCCCGGACGGCAATATCATCATGGATATTGCGGTTAATAACGATTCGCCCGATGTGTCCAACTCCCCAGCCAATGGTGAGATTGCGATTCGGACCCAGAAGATCGAGACCCAGGTGCTGGTTGCTGATGGAACAACCATCGTGTTGGGTGGTATTTTCCAGAACAACAATACGACACAGGTGACTAAGGTGCCTTTCCTGGGTGATGTCCCCTATCTGGGTCAGCTGTTCCGCAGCACCAGTGATTCGGTGACCAAAAGTGAGCTGTTGGTATTCATCACTCCGAAAATCATCGATAATGGACTGACTTTGCGGTAGCCGAAAGCTATGACTCGATGACACAGCCCGTTATTTTTCTTGTAGGCCCGATGGGTGCTGGTAAAAGCACCATCGGGCGTTTGCTTTCCAAAGAACTCTCTATACCTTTTAAAGACTCGGATCATGAGATAGAAGCCCGCAGTGGGGCCGATATCCCTTGGATATTCGATGTCGAAGGCGAGGAGGGGTTTCGTAGGCGTGAATCTGCAGTTATACAGCAGCTGGTTGAGGCGGGCCCCCTGGTGATTGCGACCGGTGGTGGAGCAATTCTGCTGGAGGAAAACC from Aestuariirhabdus litorea includes:
- a CDS encoding pilus assembly protein PilM is translated as MVSLFKKKSNTVLGIDISSTSVKLLELSRSGDRYRVESYGVEPLPENAVVEKNINELEVVGEVVSRVVSKSRTSCSSAAVAVAGSAVITKTIEMDGALSEQELENQITVEADQYIPYPLDEVAIDFEVQGTVERNPGMVEVLLAACRKENVDMREAALSLGSLSAKVVDVEAYAIERAFELIKPQLGKTEDEQIVAIVDIGATMTTLSVLSDGKTIYTREQLFGGKQLTEEIQRRYAISFEEAGMSKKQGGAGLPDEYESEVLTPFKEAVVQQVSRSLQFFFAASQYNDVDYVILAGGTASLVGLEQMVQDKIGIHTLVANPFANMTIANKVNAAALSSDAPSLMIACGLAMRSFD
- a CDS encoding PilN domain-containing protein; this translates as MARINLLPWREELREEKKKQFFMTLAGVAIIAAGVVFLVGREVEGMIDHQIARNDYITKEIKVLDQKIKEISELRKKREELLARMKVIQDLQGTRPVIVRVFDEVARSVPDGVFFSSLTLRGNNLAVQGVAESNNRVSSLMRDFDQSEWFQNPNLQAVNKTKAGSGSDFSMTVTQVNPNQPESAKKGATK
- a CDS encoding type 4a pilus biogenesis protein PilO; protein product: MSFADSLQKLNELDINDLDLDNIGSWPAAIKAIVCVLLLSGLLYAGYVFYVQDMLVQLERVEAEEVTLKEQFTKKAFQAANLDAYREQMVEMEKSFGALVKQLPSETEVAGLLEDITHAGMGSGLVFSSIKLDKEQARGFYIELPIQIQVQGNYHDLGSFVSAVAALPRIVTLHDFSIKPAGKGNNEILQMGITAKTYRYNEKGSGGQGANKRANKKKK
- a CDS encoding pilus assembly protein PilP — its product is MMQNMRNTGLVLLVSLLAGCQSGNEFADLQAFMDEQRARPKGQIQPLPKFTAYEAFTYSAAGLRSPFQPPVAIAVDDTLAPPESTIRPDPNRVKQYLESFDVASFSMVGSMSNEAGMWALLRGSDGVHRVKVGDYLGRNHGRIVSIDENEIKLVEIVPSGKDVWVERPRTIELREG
- the pilQ gene encoding type IV pilus secretin PilQ, which translates into the protein MNNLQYNDSWWLNMKSKLFSKIALSAATLSLALVAPVSFAAAIKSLDAASLPGEKVELALEFDGEVPTPKGYTIEQPARISIDLPGATSDLGSKYNEIGFGNARSVTVIEAKDRTRLVVNLDTPSNYTTRTVGNRLYILIGAEVAASKGLTAVPSSDDGAVAEKRVAANLDSITNIDFQRGEGGEGNVIVSLSNANVALDMNERAGRIELRFPGTELPKNLQNRLDVIDFATPVSFIDASSEKDGAVIIVEPKGSYDYLAYQTDNTLTVSVKPLSVDELEKMQKERFSFTGEKLSLNFQDIDVRSVLQLIADFTDLNLVASDTVGGNITLRLQNVPWDQALDLVLKAKGLDKRKVGNVLMVAPAEEIAAREKQELENSQQISELAPTFSELMEVNYADANEVAAILKGSGDSGVLSDRGSVQVVQRTNSLLLNDTQAKLDELRDLVKRIDIPVKQVMIEARIVNAETQFGLNLGVKWSGGKVGSTNSSGKNTVIGGSGTTATSPPSAASPNPADNSFLDLGAAGFADGQSAAALAIGFATNSTLINLELSALESSGKGEVISQPKVFTADKTTARIESGTEIPYQEASSSGATSTSFKKAVLSLEVTPQITPDGNIIMDIAVNNDSPDVSNSPANGEIAIRTQKIETQVLVADGTTIVLGGIFQNNNTTQVTKVPFLGDVPYLGQLFRSTSDSVTKSELLVFITPKIIDNGLTLR
- the aroK gene encoding shikimate kinase AroK, which gives rise to MTQPVIFLVGPMGAGKSTIGRLLSKELSIPFKDSDHEIEARSGADIPWIFDVEGEEGFRRRESAVIQQLVEAGPLVIATGGGAILLEENRRLMVGSGTVVYLETSVEQQLSRTARDRKRPLLQTADPRKTLTDLMGIREPLYQQIADITVSTENSNPRMVVQEIVDQLRATVLKKPD